A genomic region of Microbacterium schleiferi contains the following coding sequences:
- a CDS encoding NYN domain-containing protein, producing MSASPVPGPPHERLIVYIDGFNFYHGMHDKFGRSTLWIDFVALAQSLRPRSHIVAVKYFTAPVLGDAGAASRQAYHQAAVAARHTNVFSVTQGRYQAKTVTCFNCRATRTVHEEKETDVNIAVALVGDAAANAMDSALIISADSDLAPAVRAAKQFRPHMFIGAAFPPKRFSSELKQLMPASSQIGRDKIRQALLPESFTVGATTYTRPPKWR from the coding sequence TTGTCAGCCTCACCCGTTCCTGGACCGCCGCACGAGCGCCTCATCGTCTACATCGACGGCTTCAACTTCTATCACGGCATGCACGACAAGTTCGGACGCTCGACGCTCTGGATCGACTTCGTCGCACTCGCGCAGAGCCTGCGCCCACGCAGCCACATCGTCGCGGTGAAGTACTTCACCGCACCTGTGCTGGGCGATGCGGGCGCGGCCAGTCGTCAGGCCTACCATCAGGCAGCCGTCGCTGCGCGTCACACCAACGTCTTCAGCGTCACGCAGGGCCGATATCAAGCGAAGACCGTGACGTGCTTCAACTGTCGCGCAACGCGTACGGTGCACGAGGAGAAGGAGACCGACGTCAACATCGCCGTTGCTCTTGTGGGCGACGCCGCTGCGAACGCGATGGACTCGGCACTGATCATCAGCGCCGACAGCGATCTTGCGCCCGCGGTCAGGGCGGCCAAACAATTCCGCCCGCACATGTTCATCGGCGCCGCCTTCCCACCCAAGCGGTTCTCGAGCGAACTCAAGCAGCTGATGCCCGCGTCGTCGCAGATCGGTCGCGACAAGATCCGCCAGGCTCTTCTGCCCGAGAGCTTCACCGTCGGCGCGACCACGTACACCCGACCTCCGAAGTGGCGATGA
- a CDS encoding helix-turn-helix domain-containing protein yields MPSPATSPDAWDHYARELGQNIQRERARVGYSQDRVAYESNLSRYTYQKLEKGESKPGTPANPTVKTLLAVAQVLDVQLTDLLPSVTPDLTIR; encoded by the coding sequence GTGCCTTCCCCCGCGACCTCGCCTGATGCGTGGGACCACTACGCTCGCGAGCTCGGCCAGAACATCCAGCGGGAACGAGCGCGTGTCGGATACAGCCAGGACCGTGTGGCGTACGAGTCCAACCTGAGCCGCTACACGTACCAGAAGCTCGAGAAGGGTGAGTCGAAGCCCGGAACTCCCGCGAATCCGACCGTCAAGACTCTGCTGGCGGTAGCTCAGGTGCTCGACGTTCAGCTCACCGACCTCTTGCCCAGCGTGACGCCCGACCTCACGATCCGCTGA
- a CDS encoding helix-turn-helix domain-containing protein produces MSEPWLSADDIAEHLGVTKDTIYAWISDKGMPAHKVGRLWKFQASEVDDWVRRGDAGSPD; encoded by the coding sequence ATGTCCGAGCCGTGGCTCTCTGCCGACGACATCGCTGAGCACTTGGGCGTGACCAAGGACACGATCTACGCCTGGATCTCCGACAAGGGGATGCCGGCGCACAAGGTCGGGCGTCTGTGGAAGTTCCAGGCGAGCGAGGTCGACGACTGGGTACGCAGAGGGGACGCAGGATCTCCGGACTGA
- a CDS encoding zinc-binding alcohol dehydrogenase family protein: MTATTAIGYEKNLPATDPEALTAREVEVPELGPHDLLVEVEAVSVNPVDVKLREGAPANGFKVLGFDAAGTVREVGSAVTLFAPGDEVYYAGSIDRPGTNQRLHVVDERITGRKPQVLSFADAAALPLTAITAWETLFERLALTEDSTGTLLVIGATGGVGSIMLALADALLPNVTVIATASDDERSAWVRNLGAEHVVNHRDDLAEQVLAVAQDGVDWLFTAHSAGQIETYARIVRAFGHIVAIDDGPRDVFPLKGKSIAWHWELMFTRPLRQTPDMIEQHQLLNTVADLVDQGRIRTTATTTLAPISPTTLREAHELVENGRTVGKVTVHRWE; this comes from the coding sequence ATGACGGCTACGACTGCGATCGGATACGAGAAGAACCTCCCCGCCACCGACCCCGAGGCGCTGACCGCCCGCGAGGTCGAGGTGCCCGAACTTGGACCGCATGACTTGTTGGTCGAGGTCGAGGCGGTCTCGGTGAACCCGGTCGATGTGAAACTGCGGGAAGGCGCTCCTGCGAACGGGTTCAAGGTGCTCGGCTTCGACGCCGCCGGTACGGTGCGCGAGGTCGGCTCAGCGGTGACGCTGTTCGCTCCGGGTGACGAGGTGTACTACGCGGGCAGCATCGACCGGCCAGGTACGAACCAGCGCCTGCATGTTGTGGATGAGCGGATTACGGGGCGCAAGCCGCAGGTGCTGTCGTTTGCCGACGCTGCTGCGCTGCCGCTGACGGCGATCACCGCCTGGGAGACCCTGTTCGAGCGGCTCGCCCTTACCGAGGACTCGACCGGCACCCTGCTGGTGATCGGCGCGACCGGCGGAGTCGGATCGATCATGCTGGCACTGGCCGACGCGCTCCTGCCGAACGTCACCGTGATCGCCACCGCCTCCGACGATGAACGCTCCGCCTGGGTGCGCAACCTGGGCGCGGAGCATGTGGTGAACCACCGCGACGACCTGGCTGAGCAGGTGCTCGCCGTCGCGCAGGATGGCGTGGACTGGCTGTTCACCGCGCATTCCGCGGGGCAGATCGAAACCTATGCGCGGATCGTTCGAGCGTTCGGGCATATTGTCGCCATTGACGACGGTCCGCGCGACGTGTTCCCGCTCAAGGGCAAGAGCATCGCTTGGCACTGGGAACTGATGTTCACCCGCCCGCTCAGGCAGACCCCGGACATGATTGAACAGCACCAGCTCCTGAACACTGTCGCTGACCTTGTAGATCAGGGCCGCATCCGCACCACGGCCACAACGACACTCGCGCCGATCTCACCGACCACACTCCGCGAGGCGCACGAGTTGGTCGAGAACGGCCGCACAGTCGGCAAGGTCACCGTCCACAGATGGGAGTAG
- a CDS encoding winged helix-turn-helix transcriptional regulator translates to MSQTVDECDRNDVYAAMCPCRDMLDLLANKWSALAIGALEDGPQRNGQLKRRLEGVSPKVLSQTLKRLEDHGLLTRTVYPEVPARVEYELTDLGHSAAAPLKHLRDWVEHNVGTDQ, encoded by the coding sequence ATGAGTCAGACCGTGGATGAGTGCGACCGGAACGACGTGTACGCGGCCATGTGTCCGTGCCGCGACATGCTCGACCTGCTCGCCAACAAGTGGAGCGCCCTGGCCATCGGTGCGCTCGAAGACGGGCCGCAACGCAACGGGCAACTCAAACGACGCTTGGAAGGCGTCAGCCCCAAGGTGCTGTCCCAGACCCTCAAGCGTCTCGAAGACCACGGCCTGCTCACTCGCACCGTCTACCCCGAGGTTCCCGCTCGCGTGGAGTACGAACTTACTGACCTCGGACACAGCGCAGCCGCCCCGTTGAAGCATCTGCGCGACTGGGTTGAACACAACGTCGGAACCGACCAGTAG
- a CDS encoding alpha/beta fold hydrolase, with translation MDSISRPDDVAPISYTELAPSGAPARWIVLVHGGGASNEYYLETPDGRQGWAARFVSLGYGVLVVDWLGLSYEAAQHVDDRAASARLDYESVCRGMGVFLSGLGRNVVLVVHSMAGPIGFRLLETHGDLIDGLVAVAPGPPGNIQAVPEIVRESDQEVSIRGAAIDWTIPKMGFWEPTSAFVNDKAIGPSRRFPRECIEVFRRTLRPIPARMLYQRQNIGGSQMRIGPTDAFTNKPILVFTGGADTDHPSQLDQDIVAWLTDQGAAVTFWSSELPLLAGNGHSLMVEDNSDEIADEIARWITAL, from the coding sequence TCGATTTCACGCCCAGACGACGTCGCGCCGATCTCGTACACCGAACTGGCGCCGTCGGGTGCGCCTGCTCGGTGGATCGTCCTCGTGCACGGGGGTGGTGCCTCGAACGAGTACTATCTCGAGACGCCCGACGGCCGACAGGGCTGGGCGGCACGATTCGTATCGCTTGGCTACGGTGTGCTGGTGGTGGACTGGCTGGGGTTGTCCTATGAGGCGGCCCAACACGTCGATGATCGTGCGGCGTCTGCGCGGCTGGACTATGAGAGCGTGTGCCGAGGGATGGGCGTGTTCCTCTCTGGTCTCGGCCGGAACGTCGTGCTGGTCGTGCACTCGATGGCAGGTCCGATTGGCTTCCGCCTCCTAGAGACGCATGGCGATCTCATCGACGGGCTCGTAGCCGTCGCTCCGGGCCCGCCTGGAAATATACAGGCGGTGCCCGAGATCGTGAGGGAGTCCGACCAGGAGGTCTCCATCCGTGGAGCGGCCATCGACTGGACCATCCCGAAGATGGGTTTCTGGGAACCCACAAGCGCCTTCGTGAACGACAAGGCCATCGGACCCAGCCGGCGGTTCCCCCGCGAGTGCATCGAGGTGTTCCGCCGCACCCTTCGGCCGATCCCGGCCCGGATGCTTTATCAGCGTCAGAACATCGGTGGGAGCCAAATGAGGATCGGGCCGACCGACGCGTTCACGAACAAGCCGATTCTCGTCTTCACGGGTGGAGCCGATACCGACCACCCCTCGCAGCTGGATCAGGACATCGTGGCCTGGCTCACCGATCAGGGCGCCGCCGTCACCTTCTGGTCGTCCGAACTGCCTCTTCTCGCTGGGAACGGCCACTCGCTGATGGTCGAAGACAATAGCGACGAGATCGCTGACGAGATCGCGCGGTGGATCACGGCGCTCTGA